A genomic stretch from Falco naumanni isolate bFalNau1 chromosome 8, bFalNau1.pat, whole genome shotgun sequence includes:
- the CAMK2A gene encoding calcium/calmodulin-dependent protein kinase type II subunit alpha isoform X2, whose amino-acid sequence MATITCNRFTEEYQLFEELGKGAFSIVRRCVKVLAGQEYAAKIINTKKLSARDHQKLEREARICRLLKHPNIVRLHDSISEEGHHYLIFDLVTGGELFEDIVAREYYSEADASHCIQQILEAVLHCHQMGVVHRDLKPENLLLASKLKGAAVKLADFGLAIEVEGDQQAWFGFAGTPGYLSPEVLRKDPYGKAVDLWACGVILYILLVGYPPFWDEDQHRLYQQIKAGAYDFPSPEWDTVTPEAKDLINKMLTINPSKRITAAEALKHPWISHRATVASCMHRQETVDCLKKFNARRKLKGAILTTMLATRNFSGGKSGGNKKNDGVKKRKSSSSVQLMESSESTNTTIEDEDTKVRKQEIIKVTEQLIEAISNGDFESYTKMCDPGMTAFEPEALGNLVEGLDFHRFYFENLWSRNSKPVHTTILNPHIHLMGDESACIAYIRITQYVDAGGIPRTAQSEETRIWHRRDGKWQIVHFHRSGAPSVLPH is encoded by the exons ATGGCCACCATCACCTGCAATCGCTTCACCGAGGAGTACCAGCTCTTTGAAGAACTGGGCAA AGGTGCTTTCTCCATCGTCCGGAGATGCGTGAAGGTGTTGGCAGGACAAGAGTATGCGGCCAAGATCATCAACACCAAGAAGCTGTCTGCTCGAG ATCACCAGAAGCTGGAACGAGAAGCCCGGATCTGCCGCCTCCTGAAGCACCCCAACATTG TGAGGCTCCATGACAGCATCTCTGAAGAGGGCCACCACTACCTGATATTTGACCT GGTCACCGGTGGGGAGCTGTTTGAGGACATTGTGGCCAGGGAGTACTACAGCGAAGCAGATGCCAG TCACTGCATCCAGCAGATCCTGGAGGCTGTCCTGCACTGCCACCAGATGGGGGTGGTCCATCGGGATCTGAAG cctgagaACCTGCTGCTGGCGTCCAAGTTGAAGGGTGCTGCTGTCAAGCTGGCTGACTTCGGCCTTGCCATCGAGGTGGAGGGGGACCAGCAAGCATGGTTTG GTTTCGCTGGCACCCCAGGATACCTCTCTCCTGAGGTGCTCCGGAAGGATCCCTATGGCAAAGCCGTGGACCTGTGGGCTTGTG GTGTCATCCTCTACATCCTGCTAGTCGGCTACCCACCCTTTTGGGATGAAGACCAGCACCGACTCTACCAGCAGATCAAGGCTGGGGCTTATGAT TTCCCCTCTCCTGAGTGGGACACAGTCACTCCTGAAGCAAAAGATCTCATCAACAAGATGTTGACCATAAACCCGTCCAAGCGCATCACGGCAGCGGAGGCTCTGAAGCACCCCTGGATATCG CACCGTGCCACCGTGGCGTCATGCATGCACAGGCAGGAGACGGTGGACTGTCTGAAGAAGTTCAATGCCCGGAGGAAGCTGAAG GGAGCCATCCTCACCACcatgctggccaccaggaaCTTCTCCG gAGGCAAAAGCGGCGGCAACAAGAAGAATGACGGCGTGAAG aaaagaaagtcCAGTTCCAGCGTTCAGTTAATG GAATCGTCGGAGAGCACCAACACCACCATCGAGGATGAAGACACCAAAG TACGGAAGCAAGAAATCATTAAAGTCACAGAGCAGCTGATCGAAGCAATAAGCAATGGCGACTTTGAGTCCTACAC gAAGATGTGTGACCCTGGGATGACTGCCTTCGAGCCTGAGGCTCTAGGCAACCTCGTGGAAGGCCTGGATTTCCACCGATTCTACTTTGAAAACC TGTGGTCCCGGAACAGCAAGCCTGTGCACACAACGATCCTGAACCCCCACATTCACCTGATGGGAGACGAGTCTGCCTGCATTGCCTATATCCGCATCACGCAGTACGTGGACGCGGGAGGGATCCCCCGCACCGCCCAGTCTGAAGAGACCCGCATCTGGCACCGCCGCGATGGCAAATGGCAAATCGTCCACTTCCACAGATCTGGCGCGCCCTCCGTCCTACCGCA ctga
- the CAMK2A gene encoding calcium/calmodulin-dependent protein kinase type II subunit alpha isoform X1: MATITCNRFTEEYQLFEELGKGAFSIVRRCVKVLAGQEYAAKIINTKKLSARDHQKLEREARICRLLKHPNIVRLHDSISEEGHHYLIFDLVTGGELFEDIVAREYYSEADASHCIQQILEAVLHCHQMGVVHRDLKPENLLLASKLKGAAVKLADFGLAIEVEGDQQAWFGFAGTPGYLSPEVLRKDPYGKAVDLWACGVILYILLVGYPPFWDEDQHRLYQQIKAGAYDFPSPEWDTVTPEAKDLINKMLTINPSKRITAAEALKHPWISHRATVASCMHRQETVDCLKKFNARRKLKGAILTTMLATRNFSGGKSGGNKKNDGVKKRKSSSSVQLMESSESTNTTIEDEDTKVRKQEIIKVTEQLIEAISNGDFESYTKMCDPGMTAFEPEALGNLVEGLDFHRFYFENLWSRNSKPVHTTILNPHIHLMGDESACIAYIRITQYVDAGGIPRTAQSEETRIWHRRDGKWQIVHFHRSGAPSVLPQ, translated from the exons ATGGCCACCATCACCTGCAATCGCTTCACCGAGGAGTACCAGCTCTTTGAAGAACTGGGCAA AGGTGCTTTCTCCATCGTCCGGAGATGCGTGAAGGTGTTGGCAGGACAAGAGTATGCGGCCAAGATCATCAACACCAAGAAGCTGTCTGCTCGAG ATCACCAGAAGCTGGAACGAGAAGCCCGGATCTGCCGCCTCCTGAAGCACCCCAACATTG TGAGGCTCCATGACAGCATCTCTGAAGAGGGCCACCACTACCTGATATTTGACCT GGTCACCGGTGGGGAGCTGTTTGAGGACATTGTGGCCAGGGAGTACTACAGCGAAGCAGATGCCAG TCACTGCATCCAGCAGATCCTGGAGGCTGTCCTGCACTGCCACCAGATGGGGGTGGTCCATCGGGATCTGAAG cctgagaACCTGCTGCTGGCGTCCAAGTTGAAGGGTGCTGCTGTCAAGCTGGCTGACTTCGGCCTTGCCATCGAGGTGGAGGGGGACCAGCAAGCATGGTTTG GTTTCGCTGGCACCCCAGGATACCTCTCTCCTGAGGTGCTCCGGAAGGATCCCTATGGCAAAGCCGTGGACCTGTGGGCTTGTG GTGTCATCCTCTACATCCTGCTAGTCGGCTACCCACCCTTTTGGGATGAAGACCAGCACCGACTCTACCAGCAGATCAAGGCTGGGGCTTATGAT TTCCCCTCTCCTGAGTGGGACACAGTCACTCCTGAAGCAAAAGATCTCATCAACAAGATGTTGACCATAAACCCGTCCAAGCGCATCACGGCAGCGGAGGCTCTGAAGCACCCCTGGATATCG CACCGTGCCACCGTGGCGTCATGCATGCACAGGCAGGAGACGGTGGACTGTCTGAAGAAGTTCAATGCCCGGAGGAAGCTGAAG GGAGCCATCCTCACCACcatgctggccaccaggaaCTTCTCCG gAGGCAAAAGCGGCGGCAACAAGAAGAATGACGGCGTGAAG aaaagaaagtcCAGTTCCAGCGTTCAGTTAATG GAATCGTCGGAGAGCACCAACACCACCATCGAGGATGAAGACACCAAAG TACGGAAGCAAGAAATCATTAAAGTCACAGAGCAGCTGATCGAAGCAATAAGCAATGGCGACTTTGAGTCCTACAC gAAGATGTGTGACCCTGGGATGACTGCCTTCGAGCCTGAGGCTCTAGGCAACCTCGTGGAAGGCCTGGATTTCCACCGATTCTACTTTGAAAACC TGTGGTCCCGGAACAGCAAGCCTGTGCACACAACGATCCTGAACCCCCACATTCACCTGATGGGAGACGAGTCTGCCTGCATTGCCTATATCCGCATCACGCAGTACGTGGACGCGGGAGGGATCCCCCGCACCGCCCAGTCTGAAGAGACCCGCATCTGGCACCGCCGCGATGGCAAATGGCAAATCGTCCACTTCCACAGATCTGGCGCGCCCTCCGTCCTACCGCAGTAA